Proteins encoded within one genomic window of Balaenoptera ricei isolate mBalRic1 chromosome 10, mBalRic1.hap2, whole genome shotgun sequence:
- the TSPAN9 gene encoding tetraspanin-9 isoform X2, translated as MARGCLCCLKYTMFLFNLIFWLCGCGLLGVGIWLSVSQGNFATFSPSFPSLSAANLVIAIGTIVMVTGFLGCLGAIKENRCLLLSFFIVLLVILLAELILITLFFVYMDKVNENARKDLKEGLLLYNSENNVGLKNAWNIIQAEMRCCGVTDYTDWYPVLGENTVPDRCCMENSQGCGRNSSAPVWRTGCYEKVKTWFDDNKHVLGTVGVCILTMQILGMAFSMTLFQHIHRTGKKYDA; from the exons CTCTGTGGCTGTGGACTGCTTGGAGTGGGCATTTGGCTCTCCGTGTCCCAAGGCAATTTTGCCACCTTCTCCCCCAGCTTCCCATCGCTGTCTGCAGCCAACCTCGTCATCGCCATAGGCACCATCGTCATGGTGACGGGCTTCCTCGGCTGCCTGGGGGCCATCAAGGAGAACAGGTGCCTCCTCCTGAGT TTTTTCATCGTCCTGTTGGTCATCCTCCTGGCGGAGCTGATATTAATTACCCTCTTCTTTGTCTACATGGACAAG GTGAACGAGAACGCCAGGAAGGACCTGAAGGAAGGCCTGCTGCTGTACAACTCGGAGAACAACGTGGGGCTTAAGAACGCCTGGAACATCATCCAGGCCGAG atGCGGTGCTGTGGTGTCACCGACTACACAGACTGGTACCCGGTGCTGGGGGAGAACACGGTTCCCGACCGCTGCTGCATGGAGAACTCCCAGGGCTGTGGGCGCAACAGCAGCGCCCCCGTGTGGAGGACG GGCTGCTACGAAAAGGTGAAGACGTGGTTTGATGACAATAAGCACGTACTGGGCACGGTGGGGGTGTGCATCCTGACCATGCAG ATTCTGGGCATGGCCTTCTCCATGACCCTCTTCCAGCACATCCACCGGACTGGGAAAAAATACGATGCCTGA